Proteins encoded in a region of the Triticum dicoccoides isolate Atlit2015 ecotype Zavitan chromosome 3A, WEW_v2.0, whole genome shotgun sequence genome:
- the LOC119268036 gene encoding uncharacterized protein LOC119268036, which produces MESLALACVDGPARDRTESMLSHSSSSPIDTPHRSDTGASTPELPCSALPCCSPALPHVLLRRRGRLRHRSLLPRAAPLAPLPASQISPLSPPKLFLLPPAASPACALRRHLLLVAPDAGGGTGKAAVSRAALAPPRVCVGLRAGRRLGRAPVRKGGGRGFRSPPRRTGYAPRVPALQAPPHPPHQEAEQHDADAVAHGDPRPAHVLPGVPSLCTSKSSYEKLFIHCATMKHIIYCSLIYCKLPNQLTATPGYQFDLHLHKPEQARSGTGDEKARSLVLLSSHRQQHEQGTSGWQHEQGTSSNLQRSRGKSSSLRSRRGRNSRSRRSTPRRAQVLAGGGADPGGGRGYRPRRPGGGPGPGWRRSTSRAAAEQAIGWPRSWAAEDHVLGGGGASNWAAQDLGVGGARPGRRRSKQLGGAGPGRRRSKPWAAPA; this is translated from the exons ATGGAATCCCTTGCCCTCGCCTGCGTCGATGGACCCGCCCGTGACCGGACCGAGAGCATGTTATCGCACTCCTCGTCTTCTCCAATCGACACACCCCACCGCTCCGACACGGGCGCATCGACGCCGGAGCTCCCCTGCTCAGCTTTGCCGTGCTGCTCCCCTGCTCTCCCGCacgtcctcctccgccgccggggACGCCTACGCCACCGCTCCCTCCTGCCTCGGGCAGCTCCCCTGGCCCCCTTGCCTGCCTCCCAAATCTCCCCTCTTTCACCCCCAAAGTTGTTTCTTCTTCCTCCCGCTGCGTCTCCTGCTTGCGCGCTGCGGCGACACCTCCTCCTCGTTGCCCCCGACGCCGGAGGAGGCACGGGGAAAGCAGCAGTGTCTCGCGCTGCGCTTGCGCCACCTCGGGTGTGCGTGGGCCTACGCGCCGGTCGCCGGCTCGGCCGTGCGCCAGTCCgcaaaggaggaggaaggggaTTCCGTTCGCCGCCAAGGCGTACTGGGTATGCTCCTCGAGTCCCCGCTCTTCAGGCCCCTCCTCACCCCCCTCATCAAGAAGCAGAACAACATGACGCAG ATGCTGTAGCGCACGGGGATCCCCGACCGGCCCATGTTCTTCCCGGAGTACCCTCTCTCTGTACAAGCAAAAGCAGCTATGAGAAACTTTTCATTCA CTGTGCAACAATGAAGCATATAATCTACTGCAGTTTGATCTACTGCAAATTACCGAATCAATTGACAGCTACTCCTGGTTATCAATTTGATCTTCATTTGCATAAACCTG AGCAAGCAAGGTCCGGCACTGGAGATGAAAAAGCAAGGAGCCTTGTACTTCTTTCTTCTCACCGACAGCAGCACGAGCAGGGGACCTCCGGGTGGCAACACGAGCAGGGGACCAGTAGCAACTTGCAGAGGAGCAGGGGAAAGAGCTCGAGCTTGAGGTCCAGGCGCGGCCGGAACTCGCGGTCGAGGCGCTCGACACCCAGGCGCGCGCAGGTCCTGGCCGGCGGCGGCGCAGATCCTGGTGGAGGGAGGGGATATCGGCCGCGCAGGCCTGGCGGCGGTCCAGGTCCTGGGTGGCGGCGGAGCACGTCCCGCGCAGCGGCGGAGCAAGCAATTGGGTGGCCCAGGTCCTGGGCGGCGGAGGACCACGTACTTGGCGGCGGCGGAGCAAGCAATTGGGCGGCGCAGGACCTGGGCGTCGGAGGAGCACGTCCTGGGCGGCGGCGGAGCAAGCAATTGGGCGGCGCAGGTCCTGGGAGGCGGAGGAGCAAGCCCTGGGCGGCGCCGGCGTAG